TGGTAGTACTGGTCATGTTCTTCTTTCATTAACTGATGACATAACGATTCGGCATCATCGAACTTTCCGAGTTCGATCCAGCTCATTAACAACCCTGTATTAATGTCATGAGAAGCTACGCCATATTCCGCAAGCGGTTCAAAGGCTTCCGCCGCTTCCTCGTAACGCTTGTCTTTCAGAGCTTCCATACCAACTCGTTCCAACGCTGTTTTCCATTTGGGAAACATTACTAGATTCCCGTTCTTATTGTCCATAAGGCACCCTTCCCTGGAATTCATACTTCCCCTCAGTCTTTCCTTAATCCGTATGTTTCAAACCTGTTTTTCATACCATCCATGAACCTGTTTAGTAATACTATCGGATAAAGAAGAGAAACTCAAAGAAACCGATCGAAAAATGTGACTGACTTTCCTTTATCATACGGCTTATGAGAAGACATGACAAAAGCAGACACTCCTCTCCATGCGTCCACAATTTTATTTCAAGATAATATCTCAATATGTATAAACCTTTTCGAAAATAAGACTAAAGACTCATGATGATTCCGTTTTTTTTGTTAGAATAAGTAAATGTGAATAAAAAAACACCGAATTAAATCATTTAAGGAGCTGTATGGTTTTGTCACTGCTAGATGATCAAACATTATTAGAGACGTATTTGGAGTCCGTGAAACTTCAATTAGATGATGAATTCCTGCACCTCGTCACACAGGAAATTGACAAGCGTTCTATCGAATTGCCCGTACATGCAAATTAACATACACGAATACACACCAAACGTCATTCCTCCCCGGCAGGAAATGGCGTTTTTTAGATGAAAAATCAGGCAGGTATTAATACCTGCCTGATTCTTTTACTGATAAGAGTTGGAACCGTTCTGCATTTGTCCGGACATTTTGCTGAGCGTCGGTATGACCTTCTGCAGCTGTCCCGCCTGACCTGTCATCATGCTGTACGTAGCTGCTCCGATACCGATTGATGCAATAACCGGAAGCCACTGGACATTTTTCTTCTCCATTACGATCACTCCTCTAATCATTCGGCCTGAGGCCACTCTTAATATCCCTCGTCCTTCAGGATAAACACGAGTAAAAATCCGAGCAATCTGCCGTTATTTCCCTTTGAACAACTTCCATATCAGTAAGAACGGCCAGAATATAAGCCATGCCAGCATGTAGAACATATATACGGTCTGCTCTTCTTTACCGGCATGAACAGGCTCCCGTTGAAAGAAGCAGAAAAACGTACCAATAAGAACATAGGCTAATGCCATCACCGCAAATCACTCCTCTCATGCATAAGGTATGAGGAACAGACAGCGAGTGACTCCACTCCAAAAGCAAGGTAAGAATTTTTTGCGCATGGCATATGGGTTCCGTGTTACACTGATCATAGAAGGAGGGATTGTTATGATCGTTCTATTTGACGGGGACTGTAACTTCTGTGACCAAAGCGTCCAATTCATTATTAAACGGGATACTAAAGCTCACTTTCGATTCGCATCCCAGCAGAGTGATACCGGCCGTCGATTGATGGCTGAGCATAACGTAAGCGAAGATTTGGACAGTCTGATCTTGATCGACGGCAGTAAAGCATTCGATCAATCGGGAGCGGCGCTGCGTATCGCTGGTAAATTGAATGGCGGGTGGAAGTTAGCCTATGGCCTGCTTCTCATTCCGAAGCCGCTGCGGGATCTCGTTTACAAGTATATCGCCAAAAATCGTTACCGCTGGTTCGGAAAGAAAGAAGCATGCACCATCCCTTCTCCGGAAATTCGACAGCGTTTTCTATGACATCCAATCGTCCAGAGCCATCCACTATTCCCAACAGGT
This sequence is a window from Bacillus sp. SB49. Protein-coding genes within it:
- the sda gene encoding sporulation histidine kinase inhibitor Sda yields the protein MVLSLLDDQTLLETYLESVKLQLDDEFLHLVTQEIDKRSIELPVHAN
- a CDS encoding thiol-disulfide oxidoreductase DCC family protein, with the translated sequence MVMIVLFDGDCNFCDQSVQFIIKRDTKAHFRFASQQSDTGRRLMAEHNVSEDLDSLILIDGSKAFDQSGAALRIAGKLNGGWKLAYGLLLIPKPLRDLVYKYIAKNRYRWFGKKEACTIPSPEIRQRFL